Proteins encoded together in one Cydia pomonella isolate Wapato2018A chromosome 10, ilCydPomo1, whole genome shotgun sequence window:
- the LOC133522268 gene encoding uncharacterized protein LOC133522268, whose protein sequence is MRAAVICLALFYIGRGDGYNVGAGLNVRFAQMLYTDNKYQVLREEMIKANTKNMVYHCRADKSDCDSALAKMRYKASKHFYALAKAVVDYVKNKRQARPTGYVGTATFCQDNICVPDTDPPIVFGGCYTLISCGGNKTWHLDPVIYKGKKNRFY, encoded by the exons ATGAGAGCGGCTGTCATTTGTTTGGCGCTATTTTACATTGGACGAGGAGATGGGTACAATGTCGGTGCCGGAT TAAACGTCCGTTTCGCTCAAATGCTGTACACCGACAACAAATACCAAGTGCTCCGCGAAGAGATGATAAAGGCCAACACTAAGAACATGGTGTACCACTGCCGAGCCGACAAGAGCGATTGTGATTCCGCGTTGGCGAAGATGAGGTATAAGGCCAGCAAGCACTTCTATGCTTTGGCGAAGGCTGTGGTGGACTATGTGAAGAATAAGCGACAGGCGCGCCCAACTGGCTATGTTG GCACAGCAACGTTCTGCCAGGACAACATCTGCGTCCCCGACACGGACCCGCCGATCGTGTTCGGCGGCTGCTACACACTGATCTCCTGCGGCGGCAACAAGACTTGGCACCTGGACCCTGTCATCTATAAGGGAAAGAAGAACAGATTCTACTAA
- the LOC133522264 gene encoding uncharacterized protein LOC133522264, with protein MKVIVCLVLQAVYVAGVIRKSALMNKLINVKPVGPPAVRKFVPLTEIPPPMGPHVHPDGRRHLEDCTPTPWSHNVVDEATVQIIGDYYDDNSEKTVATVIIPDHIDKKHFEVTTQVPYFTVGTIDALGFHPTKPPALNDCEKIYQDHMNEQYSEGVSSDYSEESLEMARVPAEAMDPEKPPMDVYDDKIYQDPDQFN; from the exons ATGAAGGTGATAGTCTGTCTGGTGCTACAGGCCGTGTACGTCGCGGGTGTGATAAGGAAAAGTGCTTTAATGAACAA ATTGATCAATGTAAAGCCGGTGGGCCCTCCCGCAGTCAGAAAATTCGTGCCCCTGACGGAGATCCCTCCTCCCATGGGCCCTCACGTTCACCCAGACGGGCGCCGCCATCTTGAAGACTGCACGCCGACACCGTGGTCTCATAACGTCGTCGATGAAGCCACGGTCCAAATCATTGGAGACTACTATGACGACAACAGCGAGAAGACGGTGGCGACGGTTATTATACCTGATCATATTGACA AAAAACATTTCGAAGTGACAACCCAAGTCCCGTACTTCACAGTCGGCACTATAGATGCTTTAGGCTTTCACCCCACCAAACCTCCCGCGCTGAACGACTGCGAGAAAATCTACCAGGACCATATGAACGAGCAGTACTCTGAGGGGGTGAGCAGCGACTACTCCGAGGAGTCGCTCGAGATGGCCCGAGTGCCGGCCGAGGCAATGGATCCTGAGAAGCCACCGATGGATGTCTATGACGACAAAATTTACCAAGATCCAGaccaatttaattaa
- the LOC133522269 gene encoding uncharacterized protein LOC133522269 yields the protein MSETKLKLQIVLIVLSIVWKGLHAIDDSLLFSVTRPPRYFGILQDHRGQPLSVEVSEEYMDQDYIATNRKRHKMNWNRNPLDIEDFDDDDTEEIFDDKDKDIKVPNLQAGPV from the exons ATGAGTGAAACAAAGTTAAAGTTACAAATCGTCTTAATAGTTTTAAGTATAGTTTGGAAAGGTCTTCATGCGATAGATgact CGTTGCTGTTCAGCGTGACCCGTCCACCACGTTACTTCGGCATTCTACAAGATCACCGCGGGCAGCCGCTTTCCGTTGAAGTCTCCGAGGAGTATATGGACCAGGACTACATAGCCACTAACAG GAAAAGGCATAAAATGAATTGGAACAG GAACCCCTTGGACATCGAAGACTTCGATGATGATGACACAGAAGAAATCTTCGATGACAAGGACAAAGATATAAAAGTGCCCAACTTGCAGGCTGGTCCAGTGTAG
- the LOC133522265 gene encoding uncharacterized protein LOC133522265, translating into MIVKKHFLALCSCILVAIVEAGKTSEEAKPDIARTAPFGKTRRAKMEDKTSIGTLSNVITQIQNLPNMDLGKRFRTPCKTGNRCGKVIRRLMVPKLAQLENTIMGIMKELAKMPPGARLPDKFTKTEPIKLLLDQNYKEEVCSDKLETCLKEDKRRKRILKKLFFKKYNGLRQELIGYGGRRLWGGEGNLFYRK; encoded by the exons ATGATTGTCAAAAAACATTTCCTCGCGTTATGCTCGTGCATCTTAGTGGCGATAGTTGAAGCTGGTAAAACCTCGGAAGAGGCTAAACCAGATATAGCAAGAACAGCACCGTTTGGGAAAACGAGAAGAGCTAAAATGG agGATAAAACTTCCATCGGCACTTTATCGAACGTGATAACTCAAATTCAAAATCTGCCTAACATGGATTTGGGTAAAAGATTCAGGACGCCGTGCAAAACAGGAAACCGATGTGGCAAG GTTATAAGAAGACTGATGGTACCGAAGCTGGCGCAGCTGGAGAACACGATCATGGGCATCATGAAGGAGTTGGCCAAGATGCCGCCGGGAGCGCGACTCCCTGATAAGTTCACAAAGACCGAACCTATCAAACTGCTGCTGGACCAGAATTATAA GGAAGAAGTATGCAGCGATAAACTAGAGACCTGCCTGAAGGAGGACAAGCGACGCAAGCGCATACTGAAGAAGTTGTTCTTCAAGAAATACAACGGGCTAAGACAGGAACTCATTGGTTACGGAGGACGGCGGCTCTGGGGAGGGGAGGGCAATTTGTTCTACAGGAAGTAA
- the LOC133522261 gene encoding leucine-rich repeat and death domain-containing protein 1-like isoform X1, protein MDNNIVDKGKQTKNIPNGISKSFALHVSENLQNTAELDVSQEKLKDVDEIRETTDRNELDETKDIPNGLSNFDFRISEGFQNITEIDFSKKNLENIDEGTTFPPCLRCLNLSHNKLLEVPKIVMDLKKLQVLDFSHNKLQYFNETPSFCHEIENLNLSSNELRCPPLWIWLEFPRNLSRLDISCNMHIAELLNGYVDELLQYNTRLTHVTLYNCRLGKYLSFLGTFPNARDLVLGTPDWSCYAANHLQELPCQGLNKCCDIQRLILTNTHIYSMTPQINMFKNLIEINLSQNNLNGLPTEFCELENLEICILSFNNILYVPDNIVKLKKLTTLCLAVNELCMLPENIMELTNLKVLDLYDNNISEYPEDIRNIPELDLAQNHFEEPDDDDYLEKRGKLRLHNSDRLNGRKFEMEQPESEHSPNTTDDEELIKSMNERSSSDGEPRNAPPSSPEDWDSDSYWEPYNIQYQRPKGKPYWTSFVKKAMDNGNLCPSDHHTAPVMCHPTQEHESDGQFDDYSEDDS, encoded by the exons ATGGATAATAATATTGTGGACAAAGGTAAACAGACAAAAAATATTCCCAACGGAATATCAAAATCTTTTGCCCTTCACGTATCAGAAAACTTGCAAAACACAGCAGAATTAGACGTCAGCCAAGAAAAACTGAAAGATGTTGATGAGATTAGAGAGACTACGGATAGAAATGAACTAGATGAAACAAAGGACATTCCTAATGGATTATCTAATTTTGATTTTCGTATATCAGAAGGCTTTCAAAACATTACAGAAATCGACTTCAGCAAGAAGAACCTTGAAAACATTGATGAAGGTACAACTTTTCCACCATGTTTGCGCTGTCTAAATTTGTCACACAATAAACTTCTTGAGGTTCCAAAGATTGTTATGGACCTTAAAAAATTGCAAGTATTAGATTTTTCTCACAACAAGCTACAGTATTTCAACGAAACTCCAAGCTTCTGTCACGAAATAGAAAATCTCAATCTATCCAGCAATGAATTAAGGTGCCCGCCGCTATGGATATGGTTGGAATTTCCTAGGAACCTGTCTAGATTAGATATTAGTTGTAATATGCACATAGCTGAATTATTAAATGGATATGTTGATGAGCTCCTGCAATACAACACTCGGCTCACGCATGTAACATTGTATAATTGTAGGTTAGGCAAGTACTTAAGTTTCCTTGGCACTTTCCCGAACGCAAGAGATCTTGTACTCGGCACTCCGGACTGGAGCTGTTATGCTGCAAATCACCTGCAAGAGCTACCATGCCAAGGGCTCAACAAATGCTGTGATATTCAAAGACTAATCTTAACGAATACCCATATTTACAGTATGACACCCCaaataaacatgtttaaaaatttaatagaaataaatttGTCTCAAAACAACCTCAATGGGTTACCAACAGAATTTTGCGAGTTAGAAAATCTAGAGATCTGTATATTGTCTTTCAACAACATACTGTATGTACCTGATAATATAGTCAAGTTAAAAAAGTTGACCACCCTGTGCCTAGCGGTCAATGAACTTTGCATGTTACCTGAGAACATAATGGAGCTCACTAACTTGAAGGTCCTGGATTTGTATGACAACAATATATCGGAGTACCCTGAAGACATTAGGAACATACCGGAGCTAGATTTGGCACAAAACCACTTTGAGGagcctgatgatgatgattatttaGAAAAGAGAGGGAAATTAAGACTTCATAACTCCGACCGATTGAATGGGAG AAAATTTGAAATGGAACAGCCTGAGAGTGAACATTCTCCAAACACTACTGATGATGAAGAACTAATCAAAAGCATGAATGAAAGAAGTAGCTCAGATGGAG AACCACGAAATGCACCACCAAGCTCTCCTGAAGACTGGGACTCTGATTCCTATTGGGAACCATACAACATACAATACCAGCGCCCAAAAGGCAAGCCATACTGGACATCCTTTGTAAAGAAAGCCATGGATAATGGTAACCTGTGCCCTTCAGATCATCACACAGCTCCTGTGATGTGCCATCCGACGCAGGAGCATGAGTCCGATGGGCAGTTTGATGACTATTCTGAGGATGATAGTTGA
- the LOC133522261 gene encoding uncharacterized protein LOC133522261 isoform X2, with amino-acid sequence MKQRTFLMDYLILIFVYQKAFKTLQKSTSARRTLKTLMKVLDLYDNNISEYPEDIRNIPELDLAQNHFEEPDDDDYLEKRGKLRLHNSDRLNGRKFEMEQPESEHSPNTTDDEELIKSMNERSSSDGEPRNAPPSSPEDWDSDSYWEPYNIQYQRPKGKPYWTSFVKKAMDNGNLCPSDHHTAPVMCHPTQEHESDGQFDDYSEDDS; translated from the exons ATGAAACAAAGGACATTCCTAATGGATTATCTAATTTTGATTTTCGTATATCAGAAGGCTTTCAAAACATTACAGAAATCGACTTCAGCAAGAAGAACCTTGAAAACATTGATGAAG GTCCTGGATTTGTATGACAACAATATATCGGAGTACCCTGAAGACATTAGGAACATACCGGAGCTAGATTTGGCACAAAACCACTTTGAGGagcctgatgatgatgattatttaGAAAAGAGAGGGAAATTAAGACTTCATAACTCCGACCGATTGAATGGGAG AAAATTTGAAATGGAACAGCCTGAGAGTGAACATTCTCCAAACACTACTGATGATGAAGAACTAATCAAAAGCATGAATGAAAGAAGTAGCTCAGATGGAG AACCACGAAATGCACCACCAAGCTCTCCTGAAGACTGGGACTCTGATTCCTATTGGGAACCATACAACATACAATACCAGCGCCCAAAAGGCAAGCCATACTGGACATCCTTTGTAAAGAAAGCCATGGATAATGGTAACCTGTGCCCTTCAGATCATCACACAGCTCCTGTGATGTGCCATCCGACGCAGGAGCATGAGTCCGATGGGCAGTTTGATGACTATTCTGAGGATGATAGTTGA
- the LOC133522261 gene encoding uncharacterized protein LOC133522261 isoform X3, translating to MKVLDLYDNNISEYPEDIRNIPELDLAQNHFEEPDDDDYLEKRGKLRLHNSDRLNGRKFEMEQPESEHSPNTTDDEELIKSMNERSSSDGEPRNAPPSSPEDWDSDSYWEPYNIQYQRPKGKPYWTSFVKKAMDNGNLCPSDHHTAPVMCHPTQEHESDGQFDDYSEDDS from the exons ATGAAG GTCCTGGATTTGTATGACAACAATATATCGGAGTACCCTGAAGACATTAGGAACATACCGGAGCTAGATTTGGCACAAAACCACTTTGAGGagcctgatgatgatgattatttaGAAAAGAGAGGGAAATTAAGACTTCATAACTCCGACCGATTGAATGGGAG AAAATTTGAAATGGAACAGCCTGAGAGTGAACATTCTCCAAACACTACTGATGATGAAGAACTAATCAAAAGCATGAATGAAAGAAGTAGCTCAGATGGAG AACCACGAAATGCACCACCAAGCTCTCCTGAAGACTGGGACTCTGATTCCTATTGGGAACCATACAACATACAATACCAGCGCCCAAAAGGCAAGCCATACTGGACATCCTTTGTAAAGAAAGCCATGGATAATGGTAACCTGTGCCCTTCAGATCATCACACAGCTCCTGTGATGTGCCATCCGACGCAGGAGCATGAGTCCGATGGGCAGTTTGATGACTATTCTGAGGATGATAGTTGA